From a region of the Corallococcus coralloides DSM 2259 genome:
- a CDS encoding GMC family oxidoreductase codes for MDCDWLIIGSGFGGSVSALRLVEKGYRVVMLEKGRRLRGQDFPKSNWNLKRWLWMPRLGWRGLFKMTFFRHVTVLSGVGVGGGSLVYANTLPIPRDDFFDATSWGHLAPWKEELAPHYATARRMLGATVNPLNTFPDQVLKEVGEDLGRPDFQPTTVAIYFGEPGVTVKDPYFSGEGPDRTGCNACGGCMLGCRNNAKNTLDKNYLYFAEKKGLTLHADTEVTWVRPLPGGDGYEVTAKQGTGFFKKTRRFTAKHVIFAGGVLGTMDLLLKLKGAPDGLPKLSERVGDGVRTNSEALIGVISGKKQKDRDLSRGIAIGSILHTDEHSHLEPVRYPAGSGFFRLLMAPHVPGATAWSRVARLVGLLARRPLRFLQAFFVPDFARRTMILLYMRTMEGHLRMRRGRALTTGFRSGLTTGLQAGPAPTANMPEAFDLAKRVSDKLDGYPMTMVSETLMGIPTTAHILGGACMGDSPTTGAIDARHRLYGYEGLYVVDGAAISANPGVNPSLTIAALAERAMTFIPAARELPRGDTDATLEAPSRAHAAAS; via the coding sequence ATGGACTGCGACTGGCTCATCATCGGCTCGGGGTTTGGCGGCAGCGTCAGCGCGTTGCGGCTCGTCGAGAAGGGCTATCGCGTGGTGATGCTGGAGAAGGGCCGGCGCCTCCGGGGCCAGGACTTCCCCAAGTCCAACTGGAACCTGAAGCGCTGGCTGTGGATGCCGCGGCTCGGGTGGCGCGGCCTCTTCAAGATGACCTTCTTCCGCCACGTCACCGTGCTGTCCGGCGTCGGCGTGGGCGGCGGCTCGCTCGTCTACGCCAACACGCTGCCCATCCCACGGGACGACTTCTTCGACGCCACCTCCTGGGGCCACCTGGCGCCGTGGAAGGAGGAGCTCGCGCCGCACTACGCGACCGCGCGCCGCATGCTGGGCGCCACCGTCAACCCGCTCAACACCTTCCCTGATCAGGTGCTCAAGGAAGTGGGAGAGGACCTGGGCCGCCCCGACTTCCAGCCCACCACCGTGGCCATCTACTTCGGCGAGCCCGGCGTCACCGTGAAGGACCCCTACTTCAGCGGCGAGGGCCCGGACCGCACCGGCTGCAACGCGTGCGGCGGCTGCATGCTGGGCTGCCGCAACAACGCCAAGAACACGCTCGACAAGAACTACCTCTACTTCGCGGAGAAGAAGGGCCTCACCCTCCACGCGGACACGGAGGTGACGTGGGTGCGCCCCCTGCCCGGTGGCGACGGTTACGAGGTGACGGCGAAGCAGGGCACCGGCTTCTTCAAGAAGACGCGCCGCTTCACCGCGAAGCACGTCATCTTCGCGGGCGGCGTGCTGGGCACCATGGACCTGCTGCTCAAGCTCAAGGGCGCGCCAGACGGCCTGCCCAAGCTCTCCGAGCGCGTGGGCGATGGCGTGCGCACCAACTCCGAGGCGCTCATCGGCGTCATCAGCGGCAAGAAGCAGAAGGACCGCGACCTGTCCCGGGGCATCGCCATCGGGTCCATCCTCCACACCGACGAGCACTCGCACCTGGAGCCCGTGCGCTACCCGGCGGGCTCCGGCTTCTTCCGCCTGCTCATGGCCCCGCACGTCCCCGGCGCCACCGCGTGGTCGCGCGTGGCCCGGCTGGTGGGGCTGCTCGCGCGCCGTCCCCTGCGCTTCCTCCAGGCCTTCTTCGTTCCGGACTTCGCGCGCCGCACGATGATCCTCCTGTACATGCGCACCATGGAGGGCCACCTGCGCATGCGCCGGGGCCGCGCGCTCACCACCGGCTTCCGCTCCGGCCTCACCACCGGCCTGCAGGCGGGCCCCGCGCCCACCGCGAACATGCCGGAGGCCTTCGACCTGGCGAAGCGCGTGTCCGACAAGCTGGATGGCTACCCCATGACCATGGTCAGCGAAACGCTCATGGGCATCCCGACCACCGCGCACATCCTGGGCGGCGCGTGCATGGGGGACTCGCCCACGACAGGCGCCATCGACGCGCGCCACCGCTTGTATGGCTATGAGGGCCTGTACGTGGTGGATGGCGCGGCCATCTCCGCCAACCCGGGCGTCAATCCCTCGCTCACCATCGCCGCGCTCGCCGAGCGTGCCATGACCTTCATCCCCGCCGCCCGGGAGCTGCCCCGCGGCGACACGGACGCCACGCTCGAAGCGCCCTCGCGCGCCCACGCCGCCGCCTCCTGA
- a CDS encoding double-CXXCG motif protein, whose protein sequence is MNAAKGARFTGFIDGAHRWGLPGGLCPVCGSSPGGLGEAYPSVDLSGWAHREELAEARQVPLEEYERLRDLVRLQVPFEAPLLPGAEFGPLIGKASGKWSAIDLYDPWTLVMRSEIVDVLREAGIALRASKMDLRFRSKVEVELREVEIHCRGRLHDSCFPGGRERPCERCGRQGGSYPDAPILDGRTLTGDLDLFRLSDYTTIIIATERFVDTVNRFGFEGVVFKEIPVL, encoded by the coding sequence GTGAATGCTGCGAAAGGGGCGCGCTTCACCGGATTCATCGATGGCGCGCACCGATGGGGATTGCCGGGAGGGTTGTGTCCTGTGTGTGGGTCCAGCCCTGGTGGACTGGGAGAGGCGTATCCCTCCGTGGATCTCTCTGGCTGGGCCCACCGTGAGGAGCTTGCGGAAGCAAGGCAGGTTCCGCTCGAAGAGTACGAGCGACTGCGTGATCTCGTTAGGCTTCAGGTGCCCTTCGAGGCGCCACTGCTACCAGGGGCCGAGTTCGGGCCGCTCATCGGCAAGGCCTCCGGCAAGTGGAGTGCAATCGATCTGTATGACCCTTGGACCCTGGTGATGCGGAGCGAGATCGTGGATGTGCTGCGTGAGGCAGGCATCGCCCTTCGCGCGAGCAAGATGGATCTGCGCTTTCGGAGCAAGGTCGAGGTGGAGCTGCGGGAGGTCGAGATCCATTGCCGAGGCCGCCTGCACGACAGCTGCTTTCCGGGCGGACGGGAACGCCCCTGCGAACGGTGCGGGCGGCAAGGAGGCAGTTATCCAGACGCCCCCATTCTCGATGGGCGCACTCTGACCGGCGACCTGGATCTGTTCCGCCTCAGCGATTACACGACCATCATCATCGCTACGGAGCGCTTCGTGGACACTGTGAACCGTTTCGGATTCGAAGGCGTCGTGTTCAAGGAGATTCCGGTCCTCTGA
- a CDS encoding glycoside hydrolase family 31 protein gives MHVTDAHVEPHRLRLSGRHAVLEVSCPLPGVLRLRHAPVSSEIGFLHPELPGKRSWSVIAEEGHPLKVERDGERARVTAEGVSLEVDVESGTWRFQDAQGRELARCVEVSGEVQAAYPMSRHRARMKLRAPEGERYLGFGEKVGPLDKRGMHFTFWNTDVVPHHPDTDPLYQSIPFFVGLRGGVAWGFFLDESWRSEVDVALADASRVAWESWGPELDCYLFAGPMPADVVRRYAALTGRPPLPPLWSLGAQQSRWGYENAQDIRGVIQGYRQRNLPLDCVYLDIDYMDGYKVWTWDSARYPDPAGLVREAAAQGVRLVPIIDPALKLEPGWNVYEDAKARDYLVRYDRGGVLVGEVWPKPAVFPDLTRPEVQRWWGGLHRDFVALGMAGFWNDMNEPSCFGVQPDVGILTLTSERAEGIGQVEGKTLPYDARHGEKRHLEVHNVYALGMAKGAFEGLRELRPEARPFLLTRAGFAGIQRYSAVWTGDNSSHWTQLETSLPMLMGLGLAAVAHTGVDIPGFIGRANGELLVRWMQTGTFYPLMRNHAGKGTSPQEPWRFGEPYLTLARAALERRYRLLPTLYTLMHEASETGIAPLRPLLMEAPGDPEAAGAFDQFLFGRDLLVAPVVRPGQTKRLAYLPAGAWLEWPGLERTGEVREGGQHVIADGPLDTVPVWLRAGGAVALTRPAMHTTDANWQHLEWHVHAAPEIHGRLYEDAGDGYGESRLTELRGGVTAGVLRLERSEMGTLTRARTEEKIRVYGLTSVRKVTGARAHHFEDGVLELQVAADWTRLDVAP, from the coding sequence ATGCACGTCACTGACGCCCACGTCGAACCCCACCGGCTGCGCCTGTCCGGCCGGCACGCCGTCCTGGAGGTGTCGTGTCCGCTGCCCGGAGTGCTGCGGCTGAGGCACGCGCCGGTATCGTCGGAGATCGGATTCCTCCATCCCGAGCTGCCCGGCAAGCGGTCCTGGTCCGTCATCGCCGAAGAAGGCCACCCCTTGAAGGTCGAGCGCGACGGCGAGCGCGCACGGGTGACGGCGGAGGGCGTGTCCCTGGAGGTGGACGTGGAGTCGGGGACGTGGCGCTTCCAGGACGCGCAGGGGCGGGAGCTGGCGCGCTGCGTGGAGGTGTCCGGTGAGGTGCAGGCCGCGTATCCGATGAGCCGGCACCGCGCGCGGATGAAGCTGCGGGCGCCGGAGGGGGAGCGCTACCTGGGGTTCGGCGAGAAGGTGGGGCCGCTGGACAAGCGCGGCATGCACTTCACGTTCTGGAACACGGACGTGGTGCCGCACCACCCGGACACGGATCCGCTCTACCAGTCCATCCCGTTCTTCGTGGGCCTGCGCGGCGGCGTGGCGTGGGGGTTCTTCCTGGACGAGTCCTGGCGCTCGGAGGTGGACGTGGCGCTCGCGGACGCGTCGCGGGTGGCGTGGGAGTCGTGGGGGCCGGAGCTGGACTGTTACCTCTTCGCGGGGCCCATGCCCGCGGACGTGGTGCGCAGGTACGCGGCGCTGACGGGGCGGCCTCCCCTGCCCCCGCTGTGGAGCCTGGGCGCGCAGCAGAGCCGCTGGGGCTACGAGAACGCGCAAGACATCCGGGGCGTCATCCAGGGCTACCGGCAGCGGAACCTGCCGCTGGACTGCGTGTATCTCGATATCGATTACATGGATGGGTACAAGGTCTGGACCTGGGACAGCGCACGCTACCCGGATCCCGCGGGCCTGGTGCGCGAGGCGGCGGCGCAGGGCGTGCGGCTGGTGCCCATCATCGACCCGGCCCTGAAGCTGGAGCCGGGCTGGAACGTGTATGAGGACGCGAAGGCGCGCGACTACCTGGTGCGCTACGACCGGGGCGGCGTGCTGGTGGGCGAGGTGTGGCCCAAGCCCGCGGTGTTCCCGGACCTGACGCGGCCGGAGGTGCAGCGCTGGTGGGGCGGCCTGCATCGCGACTTCGTGGCGCTGGGCATGGCGGGGTTCTGGAACGATATGAACGAGCCGTCGTGCTTCGGGGTGCAACCGGACGTGGGCATCCTCACGCTGACGAGCGAGCGCGCGGAAGGCATTGGCCAGGTGGAGGGCAAGACGCTGCCGTATGACGCGCGTCACGGGGAGAAGCGGCACCTGGAGGTGCACAACGTCTACGCGCTGGGCATGGCGAAGGGCGCGTTCGAAGGCTTGCGCGAGCTGCGTCCGGAGGCCCGGCCGTTCCTGCTGACGCGAGCGGGGTTCGCGGGCATCCAGCGGTACTCCGCAGTGTGGACGGGGGACAACTCCAGCCACTGGACGCAGCTGGAGACGTCGCTGCCCATGTTGATGGGATTGGGCCTGGCGGCGGTGGCGCACACGGGGGTGGACATCCCGGGCTTCATCGGCCGAGCGAACGGCGAGCTGCTGGTGCGCTGGATGCAGACGGGCACGTTCTACCCGCTGATGCGCAACCACGCGGGCAAGGGAACGTCGCCGCAGGAGCCGTGGCGGTTCGGAGAGCCCTACCTGACGCTGGCGCGGGCGGCGCTGGAGCGGCGGTATCGGCTGCTGCCTACGCTGTACACGCTGATGCACGAGGCGTCGGAGACGGGGATCGCGCCGCTGAGGCCGCTGTTGATGGAGGCGCCCGGGGACCCGGAGGCGGCGGGTGCGTTTGATCAGTTCCTGTTCGGCAGGGACCTGCTGGTGGCGCCGGTGGTGCGGCCCGGACAGACGAAGCGGCTGGCGTACCTGCCTGCGGGTGCGTGGCTGGAGTGGCCGGGGTTGGAGCGGACCGGAGAGGTGCGCGAAGGAGGCCAGCACGTCATCGCGGACGGGCCCCTGGACACGGTGCCGGTGTGGCTGCGCGCGGGAGGCGCGGTGGCGCTGACACGGCCCGCGATGCACACCACGGACGCGAACTGGCAGCACCTGGAGTGGCACGTGCACGCGGCGCCGGAGATCCACGGCCGGCTCTACGAGGACGCGGGAGACGGCTACGGCGAGTCCCGGCTCACGGAGCTGCGCGGCGGAGTGACCGCAGGGGTGTTGCGGTTGGAGCGGAGTGAGATGGGGACGCTCACGCGAGCCCGCACGGAGGAGAAGATCCGGGTGTATGGATTGACGTCAGTGCGGAAGGTGACGGGAGCTCGGGCACACCACTTCGAGGACGGTGTGCTGGAGCTCCAGGTCGCTGCGGATTGGACGCGACTGGACGTGGCGCCGTAG
- a CDS encoding DUF2378 family protein — MQAQAKPYPEAGAVDADWAVRRMAATELDTARGMFFLGVLETVRTGAGEEAVAACRAVTDERRFVGFFNYPVSTFLKLAQVAARQLSPRWGGFDEALRQMGMQATRSFLESAVGRTFLLLAAGDPRKLVTNLPSGYQMAVSYGERTVDWKGEGDALFIMRRDFMPPAYHEGVLREVLTMVGARNPRVQGRKLGLLDTEYHITWEAPVVLPSEPPKAPSRWRMFQ, encoded by the coding sequence ATGCAGGCACAGGCAAAGCCGTACCCGGAGGCGGGTGCGGTGGATGCGGACTGGGCAGTGCGGCGCATGGCGGCGACGGAGCTGGACACCGCCCGGGGGATGTTCTTCCTGGGGGTGCTGGAGACGGTGCGCACCGGTGCGGGCGAGGAGGCGGTGGCCGCCTGCCGGGCCGTCACCGACGAGCGCCGCTTCGTGGGCTTCTTCAACTACCCGGTGTCCACCTTCCTCAAGCTGGCGCAGGTGGCGGCGCGGCAGTTGTCACCCCGGTGGGGCGGGTTCGACGAGGCGCTGCGGCAGATGGGGATGCAGGCCACGCGCAGCTTCCTGGAGTCCGCGGTGGGGCGCACGTTCCTGCTCCTGGCCGCGGGGGACCCGCGCAAGCTCGTGACGAACCTGCCGTCCGGCTACCAGATGGCGGTGAGCTACGGGGAGCGCACCGTCGACTGGAAGGGAGAGGGGGACGCGCTGTTCATCATGCGGCGCGACTTCATGCCGCCGGCGTACCACGAGGGGGTGCTGCGCGAGGTGCTCACCATGGTGGGGGCCCGGAACCCTCGGGTCCAGGGGCGCAAGCTGGGCCTGCTGGACACCGAGTACCACATCACCTGGGAGGCACCCGTCGTGCTGCCCTCGGAACCTCCCAAGGCGCCATCGCGCTGGCGGATGTTCCAGTAG
- a CDS encoding sensor histidine kinase has translation MSAFSIHAPVKGSPGLEGRAAALLALQLRESRKRVDGLFTWLMLGQWAAAVLVAVFVSPYGWEGKVRALHLHVQTAVLLGAALSVFPVMLTRLHAGETATRHVVAISQMLWSALLIHLTGGRIETHFHIFGSLAVLSFYRDPKVLFTASLAIVVDHCMRGALWPESVYGQLHPEWWRFLEHAFWVAAIDVVLVVACRDALRELRERAGRQALAEATIEEELALRAGQLDAAVREVHAVRGHVEQMERLASLGQLTASVSHELRNPLAAARTAHAFVLRRMRKGETFPSDPRIARFLDIIDRELQACSVIISDLLDFAKGRPPRRMPCPLKPLVEEAISVVPRREGVRVNNQVPDGLPVPHLDREQFRQVLVNLIQNAVEAIPAERSGTVCVLADARGDGGWSLRVTDDGPGIPAPLLERIFEPMFTTKLRGTGLGLAIVKRLVQGHGARIQAESDFGHGSRFTVLFPDACAPAAVAHS, from the coding sequence ATGTCAGCCTTTTCCATTCATGCCCCGGTGAAGGGCTCTCCTGGCCTGGAGGGCCGGGCGGCGGCGCTGCTGGCGTTGCAGTTGCGCGAGTCGCGCAAGCGGGTGGACGGCCTGTTCACCTGGCTGATGTTGGGGCAGTGGGCGGCGGCGGTGCTGGTGGCGGTGTTCGTGTCTCCCTATGGATGGGAGGGCAAGGTGCGGGCGCTGCACCTGCACGTGCAGACGGCGGTGCTGCTGGGCGCGGCGCTGAGCGTGTTCCCGGTGATGCTCACGCGGCTGCATGCGGGGGAGACGGCGACGCGCCACGTGGTGGCCATCAGCCAGATGCTCTGGTCCGCGCTGCTCATCCACCTGACGGGGGGCCGCATCGAGACGCACTTCCACATCTTCGGCTCGCTGGCGGTGCTGTCGTTCTACCGCGACCCGAAGGTGCTCTTCACCGCCAGCCTGGCCATCGTCGTGGACCACTGCATGCGGGGCGCGCTGTGGCCGGAGTCCGTCTACGGCCAGCTGCATCCGGAGTGGTGGCGCTTCCTGGAGCATGCCTTCTGGGTGGCGGCCATCGACGTGGTGCTGGTCGTCGCCTGCCGGGACGCGCTGCGCGAGCTGCGGGAGCGCGCCGGGCGCCAGGCCCTGGCGGAGGCCACCATCGAGGAGGAGCTGGCGCTGCGCGCGGGCCAGCTGGACGCCGCCGTGCGCGAGGTGCACGCCGTCCGCGGCCACGTGGAGCAGATGGAGCGGCTGGCGTCGCTGGGGCAGCTCACCGCCAGCGTCAGCCACGAGCTGCGCAACCCGTTGGCGGCCGCGCGCACCGCGCATGCCTTCGTCCTGCGCCGGATGCGCAAGGGGGAGACCTTCCCCTCGGATCCACGCATCGCGCGCTTCCTGGACATCATCGACCGGGAGCTGCAGGCGTGCTCGGTCATCATCTCCGACCTGCTGGACTTCGCGAAGGGCCGGCCTCCGCGCCGCATGCCCTGTCCGCTCAAGCCGCTGGTGGAAGAGGCCATCAGCGTGGTGCCGCGCCGCGAGGGCGTGCGCGTGAACAACCAGGTGCCGGACGGGCTGCCGGTGCCGCACCTGGACCGCGAGCAGTTCCGCCAGGTGCTGGTCAACCTCATCCAGAACGCGGTGGAGGCCATTCCGGCGGAGCGCTCCGGGACCGTGTGCGTGCTCGCCGACGCGCGGGGGGACGGCGGCTGGAGCCTGCGCGTGACGGATGACGGGCCGGGCATCCCCGCGCCGCTCCTGGAGCGCATCTTCGAGCCCATGTTCACCACCAAGCTGCGCGGCACCGGGCTGGGGCTCGCCATCGTGAAGCGGCTGGTGCAGGGACATGGCGCGCGCATCCAGGCGGAGAGCGACTTCGGCCACGGCTCGCGCTTCACCGTCCTCTTCCCGGACGCGTGCGCACCGGCGGCCGTGGCGCATTCCTGA